Proteins co-encoded in one Acidovorax sp. 69 genomic window:
- the lpxC gene encoding UDP-3-O-acyl-N-acetylglucosamine deacetylase: MLKQRTLKTLTRAVGVGLHSGQRVELTLRPAQPDTGIVFRRVDLPQPVDIPIQAEAVTDTRLASTISVGNAKVHTVEHLMSACAGLGIDNLYVDITAEEVPILDGSSASFVFLLQSAGVELQNAPKRFIRVTRPVEVREGEGAAAKWARLTPYHGYKLSFEIDFDHPAVDSTGQRVEFDLGAGNYSRDIARARTFGFTRDVEMMRSNGLALGGGLDNAIVMDDYKVLNSDGLRYDDEFVKHKILDAMGDLYLIGKPLLAAYSAFRSGHAMNNLLLRELLAQRDAWEVVTFEDEREAPSGFVQPVRAW, encoded by the coding sequence ATGCTCAAGCAACGCACCCTCAAGACATTGACCCGCGCCGTAGGCGTCGGGCTGCACAGCGGCCAGCGGGTCGAGTTGACCCTGAGGCCCGCGCAGCCAGACACGGGGATCGTCTTTCGGCGGGTAGATTTGCCCCAACCCGTGGATATTCCGATCCAGGCCGAAGCCGTCACCGATACGCGGCTGGCCTCGACCATCTCGGTGGGCAACGCCAAGGTGCATACGGTCGAGCATCTGATGTCAGCGTGTGCAGGGCTGGGCATTGACAACCTCTATGTGGACATCACGGCCGAGGAGGTGCCCATCCTCGACGGTTCTTCTGCGTCCTTCGTTTTTCTGCTTCAGAGCGCGGGCGTGGAGTTGCAGAATGCCCCCAAACGCTTCATTCGTGTAACGCGGCCCGTAGAAGTGCGTGAGGGCGAGGGCGCTGCCGCCAAGTGGGCGCGCCTGACGCCTTACCACGGCTACAAGCTCAGCTTTGAAATCGATTTTGACCACCCGGCGGTGGACTCCACCGGCCAGCGCGTGGAGTTTGACTTGGGGGCGGGCAACTACAGCCGCGACATTGCCCGTGCGCGCACCTTCGGCTTCACCCGCGACGTGGAAATGATGCGCTCCAACGGCCTGGCGCTGGGCGGTGGACTGGACAACGCCATCGTCATGGACGACTACAAGGTGCTCAACAGCGACGGCCTGCGCTACGACGACGAGTTTGTGAAGCACAAGATCCTGGACGCCATGGGCGACCTGTACCTCATTGGCAAGCCCTTGCTGGCGGCCTACAGCGCGTTCCGTTCGGGCCATGCCATGAACAACCTGCTGCTGCGTGAGCTGCTGGCCCAACGCGATGCCTGGGAGGTGGTCACGTTCGAGGACGAACGTGAGGCGCCCAGCGGCTTTGTCCAACCCGTGCGGGCCTGGTAG
- the thiC gene encoding phosphomethylpyrimidine synthase ThiC, giving the protein MNAPDPHAKLASTEKFAELLARTRESFPASRKAYIPGHLHTDLRVPVRDIALTNGELVSVYDTSGPYTDPTAAIDVRQGLASVRGGWITGRGDVEHYEGRAPVALDDGQKSEDATRLAQLRAEAAALQRQPLRAKAGANVTQMHYAKKGIITPEMEYVAIRENGKREWMAQYMQDAGREKRLMGNPMGASIPRIITPEFVRDEVARGRAIIPANINHPEVEPMAIGRNFLVKINANIGNSAVTSSIEEEVEKLVWAIRWGADNVMDLSTGKNIHTTRDWIVRTSPVPIGTVPIYQALEKVGGVAEDLTWAIFRDTLIEQAEQGVDYFTIHAGVRLAYIHLTAQRRTGIVSRGGSIMAKWCMAHHRESFLYEHFEDICDIMKAYDVSFSLGDGLRPGCASDANDEAQFAELHTLGELTQVAWKHDVQTMIEGPGHVPMHMIQANMTEQLKTCHEAPFYTLGPLTIDIAPGYDHIASAIGAAMIGWMGTAMLCYVTPKEHLGLPDRDDVKQGIIAYKIAAHAADVAKGHPGARSRDDALSQARFDFRWQDQFNLGLDPETAKEYHDETLPKDSAKVAHFCSMCGPKFCSMKITQEVRDFAKQKGVAEAEALAQGLQTKAVEFQKGGGELYIPLKPV; this is encoded by the coding sequence ATGAACGCCCCCGATCCCCACGCCAAGCTGGCCAGTACCGAAAAATTCGCCGAGCTGCTTGCGCGCACCCGCGAGTCCTTCCCCGCATCCCGCAAGGCTTATATCCCCGGCCACCTGCATACCGATCTGCGCGTGCCTGTGCGCGACATTGCGCTGACCAATGGCGAGCTGGTCAGCGTGTACGACACCTCCGGTCCCTATACCGACCCGACCGCAGCGATCGACGTGCGCCAGGGCCTGGCCAGCGTGCGCGGTGGCTGGATCACTGGTCGTGGCGATGTGGAGCACTACGAAGGCCGCGCCCCCGTGGCGCTGGACGATGGGCAAAAGAGCGAAGACGCCACCCGCCTCGCCCAACTGCGTGCCGAGGCCGCAGCCCTGCAGCGCCAGCCGCTGCGCGCCAAGGCAGGTGCCAACGTCACCCAGATGCACTACGCCAAGAAAGGCATCATCACCCCCGAGATGGAATACGTGGCCATCCGTGAAAACGGCAAGCGCGAGTGGATGGCGCAGTACATGCAGGACGCAGGCCGCGAGAAGCGCCTGATGGGCAACCCCATGGGTGCGAGCATCCCCCGCATCATCACGCCCGAATTCGTGCGCGACGAAGTGGCCCGGGGCCGCGCCATCATCCCCGCCAACATCAACCACCCCGAGGTGGAGCCGATGGCGATTGGCCGTAACTTCCTGGTCAAGATCAACGCCAACATCGGCAACTCGGCCGTCACGTCGAGCATTGAAGAAGAAGTGGAAAAGCTCGTGTGGGCGATCCGCTGGGGCGCCGACAACGTGATGGACCTCTCCACCGGCAAAAACATCCACACCACGCGCGACTGGATCGTGCGCACCTCCCCGGTGCCGATTGGCACCGTGCCGATCTACCAGGCACTGGAAAAGGTGGGCGGCGTGGCCGAAGACCTGACCTGGGCGATCTTCCGCGACACGCTGATCGAGCAGGCTGAGCAGGGCGTGGACTACTTCACCATCCACGCGGGCGTGCGCTTGGCCTACATTCACCTCACGGCCCAGCGGCGCACCGGCATCGTCTCTCGCGGCGGCTCCATCATGGCCAAGTGGTGCATGGCGCACCACCGCGAGAGCTTCTTGTACGAGCACTTCGAGGACATCTGCGACATCATGAAGGCGTACGACGTGTCGTTCAGCCTGGGCGACGGCCTGCGCCCCGGCTGCGCATCGGACGCCAACGACGAAGCCCAGTTTGCCGAGCTGCACACGCTGGGCGAACTCACGCAAGTCGCCTGGAAGCACGACGTGCAGACCATGATCGAAGGCCCCGGCCATGTGCCCATGCACATGATTCAGGCCAACATGACCGAGCAGCTCAAGACCTGCCACGAGGCGCCGTTCTACACCCTGGGCCCGCTGACCATCGACATCGCGCCCGGCTACGACCACATTGCCAGCGCCATCGGCGCCGCCATGATCGGCTGGATGGGCACGGCCATGCTGTGCTACGTGACTCCGAAAGAGCACCTGGGCCTGCCCGACCGTGACGACGTCAAGCAGGGCATCATTGCCTACAAGATCGCCGCGCACGCCGCCGATGTGGCCAAGGGCCATCCCGGCGCCCGCTCGCGCGACGATGCCCTGAGCCAGGCGCGGTTCGATTTCCGCTGGCAGGACCAGTTCAACCTGGGCCTGGACCCCGAGACGGCCAAGGAATACCACGACGAAACCCTGCCCAAGGACTCGGCCAAGGTGGCGCATTTCTGCTCCATGTGTGGCCCCAAGTTCTGCTCCATGAAGATCACACAGGAGGTGCGCGACTTCGCCAAGCAGAAGGGGGTCGCCGAAGCCGAGGCGCTGGCCCAGGGTCTGCAGACCAAGGCCGTGGAGTTCCAGAAGGGTGGGGGCGAGTTGTATATCCCGCTCAAGCCGGTGTAA
- a CDS encoding methyl-accepting chemotaxis protein — MNALGRFSIRTRLYFGTVFSLILLVVIGAMGYVALDRTRGTLQVLFSERVQTLTDMSELRTTLGDLRRTEKDIIINFNNTVEVAALRESWAKTLTSLRKSLADVRQVQSGDVAFVESIDKSLTEIKAYETGISPIFEKIEGAQLDGAGGGAYADRLKVHMEATDKLFSSLATSARTQMDEARAGVESRTSTMSALIGIGLVLGLAVLIPLTFFSVRSITKSLGQAQELAERIASGDLSRDVAAMNQDEVGQLVSAMGRMQDSLRGLVRQVQDAAGNISTASSEIASGNHDLSHRTEQTAANLEETASSMEVLTSTVQQSAQSSRQASDFASSAAEVAARGGAVVSQVVTTMDQITTSSRKIADITGVIDSIAFQTNILALNAAVEAARAGEQGRGFAVVASEVRNLAQRSAEAAKEIKGLIGSSVERVEDGSRLVSQAGQTMTEIVNSVRRVSDIIAEITASSAEQSDNIGQISQSVTQLDQMTQQNAALVEESTAASESLREQAHHLTNAVSQFKLQDGASPIPAFSTAAPTAPAAPAMAQVARRPALQIR; from the coding sequence ATGAATGCTCTCGGCCGCTTCTCCATCCGCACGCGCCTCTACTTCGGAACCGTCTTTTCCCTGATCCTCCTGGTCGTCATTGGCGCGATGGGTTATGTGGCCCTGGACCGCACGCGCGGTACCCTGCAGGTGCTGTTTTCAGAGCGTGTGCAGACCTTGACCGACATGTCCGAACTGCGCACCACCCTGGGTGATCTGCGCCGGACCGAAAAAGACATCATCATCAATTTCAACAACACGGTGGAGGTGGCCGCCTTGCGCGAATCCTGGGCCAAGACTCTGACCTCGCTGCGCAAGAGCCTGGCCGATGTGCGCCAGGTGCAGTCGGGTGATGTCGCATTTGTTGAGTCCATCGACAAGTCGCTCACCGAGATCAAGGCCTACGAAACCGGCATTTCTCCCATCTTCGAGAAAATCGAGGGCGCGCAGCTCGATGGTGCGGGCGGCGGTGCCTACGCTGACCGTCTCAAGGTCCACATGGAGGCCACTGACAAGTTGTTCTCCAGCCTGGCCACCAGCGCCCGCACGCAAATGGACGAGGCCCGCGCGGGCGTCGAGTCCCGTACATCCACCATGTCGGCACTGATCGGCATTGGGCTGGTGCTGGGGTTGGCCGTGCTGATTCCGCTGACCTTCTTCAGCGTGCGTTCCATCACCAAGTCCCTGGGCCAGGCCCAGGAGCTGGCCGAACGCATTGCCAGCGGCGACCTGTCACGCGATGTGGCGGCCATGAACCAGGACGAGGTAGGGCAGTTGGTGTCGGCCATGGGGCGCATGCAGGACTCCCTGCGTGGTCTGGTTCGGCAAGTGCAAGATGCGGCGGGCAATATCTCTACAGCCAGCTCCGAGATCGCCAGTGGCAACCATGACCTGAGCCACCGCACCGAACAGACGGCGGCCAACCTGGAAGAAACCGCTTCGTCGATGGAAGTGCTGACCAGTACCGTGCAGCAAAGTGCGCAGTCCTCACGTCAGGCCAGCGATTTCGCCTCGTCGGCGGCCGAAGTGGCCGCACGCGGCGGTGCCGTGGTGTCGCAGGTGGTCACTACCATGGACCAGATCACGACCAGCTCGCGCAAGATCGCCGACATCACGGGCGTGATCGACTCCATCGCCTTCCAGACCAACATCCTCGCGCTGAACGCTGCGGTGGAAGCGGCCCGAGCCGGTGAGCAGGGCCGAGGCTTTGCGGTGGTGGCCAGCGAGGTGCGCAACCTGGCGCAGCGCAGCGCCGAGGCTGCCAAGGAGATCAAGGGCCTGATCGGTTCGTCGGTAGAGCGGGTCGAAGATGGCTCGCGCCTGGTCAGCCAGGCTGGGCAGACCATGACCGAGATCGTGAACAGCGTGCGCCGCGTGTCCGACATCATTGCGGAGATCACCGCCTCGTCGGCCGAACAGAGCGACAACATTGGCCAGATCAGCCAGTCAGTCACCCAGCTCGATCAGATGACCCAGCAAAACGCAGCGCTGGTGGAGGAGTCCACCGCCGCGTCCGAATCGCTGCGGGAGCAGGCGCACCACCTGACCAACGCGGTCAGTCAGTTCAAGCTGCAGGACGGCGCGTCGCCGATCCCCGCGTTCAGTACCGCCGCACCCACCGCACCCGCCGCACCTGCCATGGCCCAGGTGGCGCGCCGGCCTGCGCTGCAGATCCGGTAA